Proteins found in one Pempheris klunzingeri isolate RE-2024b chromosome 6, fPemKlu1.hap1, whole genome shotgun sequence genomic segment:
- the s1pr3a gene encoding sphingosine 1-phosphate receptor 3a gives MGNILEEGMNTVIVSHYNHSGKWDRPRSGGACKMAVLLFICVLIVLENVTVLLALWRNKRFHSRMYFLIGNLALSDLLAGVAYVVNIFTSGRNTFFLTPVQWLAREGSMFVALSASTFSLLAIGIERHMTMVRLRPCETAGRGRLLGLLAACWLVSVLLSAMPSLGWNCLNNMASCSTVLPLYAKSYLVFCISVFSALLVAIIILYIRIYRLVTSSGRRVSSRPSERSLALLRTVVIVLGVFVMCWTPLFLLLLLDVGCSPDKCPVLYQVDWFIALAVLNSALNPLIYTLSSREMRAAFFRLLCCCQTSLESTGTPVAGNPHLGTVIPTAENSKTSLGGGGGSGAGKATLSRGKVPTPMNSDNKHGDPSATAVPHPSGPADLLSAVLVKAGALPPLSKF, from the coding sequence ATGGGGAACATACTGGAGGAAGGGATGAACACTGTCATCGTCAGCCACTACAACCACTCAGGGAAGTGGGATCGGCCTCGCAGCGGCGGGGCCTGTAAGATGGCTGTGCTGCTCTTCATCTGTGTACTGATCGTTCTGGAGAACGTCACGGTCCTTCTCGCTCTGTGGAGGAACAAGCGCTTCCACAGCCGCATGTACTTCCTCATTGGTAACCTGGCGCTGTCAGACCTGCTGGCTGGTGTGGCCTATGTAGTTAACATCTTTACCTCAGGACGCAACACCTTCTTCCTGACGCCCGTGCAGTGGCTGGCCAGAGAAGGGAGCATGTTTGTGGCCCTTAGTGCCTCCACGTTCAGCCTTCTGGCCATTGGGATTGAAAGGCACATGACGATGGTGCGTTTGCGTCCGTGTGAGACAGCAGGCCGGGGGAGGCTTTTAGGACTGCTGGCAGCCTGCTGGCTggtgtcagtgctgctcagtGCCATGCCCAGCCTGGGTTGGAACTGCTTGAACAATATGGCCTCCTGCTCCACAGTGCTGCCGCTCTACGCTAAGAGTTATTTGGTCTTCTGCATCAGTGTGTTCAGCGCCCTATTGGTGGCCATCATCATCCTCTACATCAGGATCTACCGCCTGGTGACCTCTAGTGGACGCAGGGTCAGCAGCCGGCCTTCAGAGCGCTCACTGGCCCTGCTGCGGACAGTGGTTATTGTTCTTGGAGTGTTTGTTATGTGTTGgacccccctcttcctcctgctgctgctggatgtagGTTGTAGCCCAGATAAGTGCCCAGTGCTCTACCAGGTGGACTGGTTCATCGCCCTGGCTGTGCTCAACTCTGCCCTCAACCCTCTGATATACACTCTGTCCAGCAGGGAGATGAGGGCGGCTTTCTTCcggctgctgtgctgttgtcaAACCAGCTTGGAGTCCACTGGAACTCCTGTGGCAGGCAACCCCCACCTGGGCACAGTCATCCCTACAGCGGAGAACAGCAAGACCAGtctgggtggaggagggggcagtGGTGCTGGCAAGGCCACGCTGAGTAGAGGGAAGGTTCCCACACCCATGAACTCTGACAACAAGCATGGAGATCCCTCAGCCACTGCTGTGCCTCATCCGTCTGGACCAGCAGACCTGCTCTCAGCTGTGCTTGTGAAGGCGGGGGCTCTGCCGCCCCTCAGCAAGTTCTGA